The segment CACAAGCTATCctgttttttaaacatttattatgaAATCAATTAGTCGTAATtcattaatatgtatttttttcatattagtTATTACCAAACATTTCGTTTAATCGTTTTGTCAATGAATACAATGGCAGGCCCATTACTGTATAAAAATCACCGTCTATTCTTTCAATTAAACAACCGCCAAGACCTTGTACGCCGTAACCTCCAGCTTTATCTctgcaaaaaaagaaacaattagcaatattttcacattattaagattataacatttacaaaaggatgaaatattttactaacaGTGGCTCCCCTGATTTTATATATGCCCATATCTGTTCTTCCGATATGTCAccaaattttacttttgtagattcataaaaatttacttCTTCCTTCGGCGTTTTTAAACATACTCCGGTGTAAACTATATGTTCCCTATTTGCTAAactaaaatcatatttttatttaaattaagtcGACGTTAATACTACTTATGtgtaaagtaatatatatttatactttaccTTGATAACATTTCAAATGCATGTAACTTATTCTTTGGTTTACCATAAATGACATCACCCATTGTAACCAAAGTATCTGCACCAATTATTAAGGAAGGTGGCTTAACATCTTTCTTTAATCTATCATAGACTTCTTGCACTTTATATTTTGCCAAATCTTGTACATAGTCACCAGAATTTTTATACGCAAATCTATCTAAATTTTCATCGTATGTCGATGATACTACTTCTACATTTATACCCTAACATACAAAATAGATATATCCATGTACTACGGTACTAGTATAGTTATATTAGTATAGTTATAGTATTATCACAAATTAGTAATATTACTTtagttgtatatatatattaagacttataataaattaaactcaTGTAAAGTTTGCTTTTTTAAATAGGTTATTATGCTATTTACTAAGGTTacaataatacataaatatttcctgATATTATAGCAACTGtgtttatgaatattataaagaagTTACCAATTGCTTCATTATTTCATATCTTCTAGGAGATCCACTGGCTAATACAACTCTACCTGCTGTCAAGACTTGCACTACTTGttcaaacattattttttcttttcagacTGCATTAATGAACCagctttaaaaataaatccttGCAAAAGTTCAGTATTAATGTTTCCTATGTAATCTTTCTACCtatatctttttatcatttttaagaatacaaattaatttattattcaatcaACATGGTTATATAACCACTCATGAGGTACAGAATACAGAATACATACACCTATCATTGCATGGGTCAACCGACGAGGTACTGACTCATAGTTTACAGACGTACAGAACTGTCCTTACAATTAGTCAATGCTGTCACA is part of the Bombus fervidus isolate BK054 chromosome 7, iyBomFerv1, whole genome shotgun sequence genome and harbors:
- the LOC139989122 gene encoding dTTP/UTP pyrophosphatase, whose amino-acid sequence is MFEQVVQVLTAGRVVLASGSPRRYEIMKQLGINVEVVSSTYDENLDRFAYKNSGDYVQDLAKYKVQEVYDRLKKDVKPPSLIIGADTLVTMGDVIYGKPKNKLHAFEMLSSLANREHIVYTGVCLKTPKEEVNFYESTKVKFGDISEEQIWAYIKSGEPLDKAGGYGVQGLGGCLIERIDGDFYTVMGLPLYSLTKRLNEMFGNN